In Ornithodoros turicata isolate Travis chromosome 1, ASM3712646v1, whole genome shotgun sequence, the DNA window CCATCGAGAGTGAAAAGGAGACACTGCAAACTCAATAGCTATACTGTGCTGAAAATATAGCGTTCAGAACCTTCAGTTACAAATCCCTCTGCAGTGGATTCCTCTTAGACGGAACTCCGAGGGAATGGAAATATTGTTCCATTTATCGGAAGTTCCATTTATGCAAAGTACGCAGATTTCATGAAatgcaactttatttcaagataaTCAACTTACACCACTGCAGgtagcaaggaaaaaaaaaaaaaaaaaaaggactaaCAGCTGTTCTCTTCGCATTTTTCGATTTGTTTATAAAATATACATGCTTGGAAAAAAATTTCGTACGCATCTCGAGCGCCTACAATGAGGCTTAGCTTTCTGTTCTGTCGGGCAAACTGCGCATCCACTTCCCGCGTCCAGGTTTCCGGCATTACCTGTCGGCATCACGTGGCATCATCCACATCACCCTTCAATGCACGGCCTACTATGGCGACAGCATTGACCTTGGCAATCAAATTAGCAGACGCGAATGGTAGTCTTCCAGGCTCGGCGGCATCTCGGTACCCCCCACTTTGTTCCATTTACCCGAAGTACATAAAGCGGGTTGTTTCAATTACCCGATGATTTTTATCATtgcatatacagtcaaactcctttacaacgaaactcaggggacagcaaaaaaaatttgcagtaaaggtattttcgttaaaaaggatgtccattattggacctatagggctccagcggggccgcaaaaaaaattgctgtagtggtattttcgttaaaaaggtgttcgctataaaggagtttgactgtataggaAACCAAGCAAGGGTGGCCCTATTGTTCCGTTTATCCGTAATTTCCGTTTAACCGAGTTTCATTTTAGTGGGAGTCCTCTGTATATTTATAATGGATCTCTGACAAATTTTAGGccgttcggatatcgagggtgcaCCGCATAGCAGAAAACTCGTCTCGAAAAACTGTGGCTTCACAACCGCGTCTCTTACCGTGTCGTCGTCTTCTACCCCATGCGCAAACTTCTGCAGCAGACCGGTGTATATCTGCGACACCTCGTTCAGGGCGACGTTGCCCACGAGACCGTACGGAAGTGACACCTTGAGTCCAAAGTCGTGAACAAGCTGTACGCAACCCAGCAGCACGACGCCCTCGGTCATAGAGTGTGCAGTGAGCGGCCTGATCACAAACGCTTCTTCTTTCGGTTCGTCTTCAACGTTGCGCCGTTCTTTGTGTCTGCGCCTTTGCTTCTTTTGTGCTACTGCTGTGCTTCCCTATAAGTATTGGAATTACAGTACtatatcatttatttatttcaatataTATACCTCCAAAGGTCCCTTGAGGGACATTACTTAGTTGCACTATTATCTAGTACTATCTGTTACTATACTACCTGTCCCACTTGCAGTCGTACTATAGTATTATTATACTAACAATACTATCTGTTGCTGGTATTATCATTATAGCCTTTTGTAGTCTATGGGGCTCGCGCTGTCCAGGTTATCGCTGAAACAGCTCTACAAACAGAGTCAAACGTTGCACAGATAATACTACCAGAGATCCTGCATGGAATGGCACCTTGTTCAACTCTCCGCAGTACTTGGTTGAATTTATACAAATGTTTGTTTCCCTTCATACGAATACACGGCATTCTATGGGGACAACGTAGTGTCAAGCCGGTCATCTCTTCTTAGTGATCACAATCCAAGCAAAATTTTACACGTAGCCTTTGTGAGAACCTCGACAAAAAATGAAgaattttgtcgtctgctagctggTACTGCACAGTGCTGCCACCACAACCAGTTCATAGGATAGGACTCTTGGCAAGAAGTGTAAAACCATTCCAGTAGCAACGAAAGCAGAAACACACACAAATGCGGAATGACACACAAAGCCAACCAGAAAATATTAGCTTTGTTTCACTAGGCGTCCCAGGAATACGAACGGTCACCAACAATGTACGAGCACAACCTTTGGCTGCGTTCCCTGCACTGCCCGTGCCGTTTGTAACCTTACCAAGCGTTGTTTTCCGTTTtgagggaaaaaagaaaaacaaactaGATGTAAAATTCTTCTGACAAGAGCAGTCTTCCTCCGACAACACTGAGATAAGGGCAGGCAGAAGTCATAGGACTATCATAAAGTTTGAAGGCAAAAGAAACTTTGTCTAATTTCACTGCAGCGTGAATATTTATAcatcacagtgcagaaaccACAGCTATGCCAGTCTGCAGTACTTGCACTCCGTAACCATAAACGAAAGTTCCTGAATAGCACGTGAGGCCACAGCTCTTACACTGCAGACAAGTATGATTCGttgtatataataataatatatatatagtaataatgtatatatatatatattgtatatataatataatgtATATATAGCAGTATATGATAATGCTACAAAATGGTGAAATCCTTGTAATAGAAAGCCTCAAAATCTAACAGTGCGTGCCATTGCAAAAAAATGTTCTTACCCCAAAaagtgtttctttcttcttcttctgtctctCGGAAGGATGTTCTGCCCTCCTTGAAGGACAGGGTGGCCCTCCACGTGGCAGGCACACTTCTTCCGTCGCCATGTTGCCTAAAATAACGATTTGAAATACGATGCAAAATATTCTTTCTCATAACATCAGCTAACATTTATCAACGGGAATACGCGGGCAGAGGCAATGCCATTTAAACTAAACCAAAGCCTGCTTGCCATTTGAAACGATGGGTCTATATTCGTCCCGCAATTtttatgttttttgttttgtttttaattctgtgtgagcaccgcggagcaactgtggctatgagtggcataCAGGCGTTGACAGATGGGGGGGTGGGGTTATAtacatcctgggcagacttcagggggaattgtgtcgacatccgtctggaatgTCTGCCAGAGAAagtccagggaaaacctcagacaccgCAGAAAAACTATCGATAAATTGGCTAGCGCTAGTTGTTTTAAATTTACAATCGACAGTatcaaaaatataaataaatatcgatgctaaatctggaatgattccggaatcattccaactccggagtggcaactccacAACCCTGATTGGAGCCCACGTCAAAGCGATCATTCTTACAACCATGCCGCGGGAGCTGGTGTCTTTGGAACAGCCTTGGTTCCAGCCACTGTATCCAAAGAAACGAGCTGCCTTCCGCTGCCCACCAAGCCAATCGTAACAGACGACTTTGTTTGCAAGTCATGAAATTGTAATCCGTGGTCGCTGTAGCACACAACACCGGGACACCGTGTGGCAGTGTCGAAAGTAAGAGAGAGAGCCGGCAGCAAGCAAATCAGGTTTAGTCAAGATTGCATTACCGGAGGTCAATAGTTTCAAGGCGTTTGGTTCTCGGCTCACAACGTGCTCACATGTCAGGTGACAGGAAAAGGGGCAAATGACCATGTTTTGCAGAGCTAGCTGTGTATTTAAAGCTTATTTTCGCAAATACGGGTTGGTTTAATCACTGAAACACCTGCTATACTGCTTTCAATAAAACATCCTCTGGCAGAGAGGATATTTCATTGAAACTCTGACATTCATTGAAACATCTGACTACCAAAGTGCCGTTGGCTCTTCAGCGAACATGGCGTGCTGCCTTGAACAAACCGGCGACAAAAGTTAATTTTTGTGGGTTTCACACAACATACGATGTTCATCTTTCAGGTAAACTTAATGTCTTTTTTCGGTTCAATTTCtctcgttaaaaaaaaaaaaacaatggtcCCGATACAGATCTACATGCCTTATGACTAACCTTCAATTTGTTTTAAAATAATACGCGCATCACACTAACGACGATCGCTCTGCAAGAATTCGCAGAAGACACGGTAAAAGCTGTTTGTGTCGTACTGCGTAACAAAGTCTTTACTTCGTCTTCTACCACCTTTCAACACCAAGCAAACTTACGTGTATTACCTGCCGGCACCGTGGCCCAATGTTTTAAAACGACATGTAACACAGACTTATAATAAACTTACAAAAGACACTAAAGATGCCAAAGACCGCTCATCGCAACACAAACCACGTGTAGTGCAACAGATTGGATTGTCTTGGattagatgatgatgacgatgtcgATCTTGTTGGCTATTGTTAGTAATATTCGCAAAGCCTTCCGCCAAGATTAGCCATTGAACAACCTACACATAAAGAAATTTTCGAAATCTTCGTAGTTTGCATATGCTGTGTGTTAGGAAGCAAGCTACATTTTATAAGACATTCAACACTAGCACTCGACGCTGTACGCTGTCGTTACTCACCGCTGTGAGACGCAACGATCGTATGGTGCGTGTTTGCTGGGAGAACGGTACCACGGTACGGCTGTATTTTACGTTGTTTTTGCTCGACAACTTTTGAAATGGCATTCCGAAATATCAGCGCCCTTCTCCAACAGCAATACAAGACATACCCGATCGGAAGACTAACCACTGTGCACCGGTCGAACCGAACACTACGCACTTCGAGTGCAGCTTTTAGTGGCCTCCTTCGAATACAAGACCAGGGCGGCGTTCGTCGCATCACCTTTGACAACCCTAAAAAACGAAATGTTCTGTCACTACAGATGTTACAAGAACTGGATGCCTGCTTCCAGGTATGCCTATCCGCCTCGGATCTCCGATGCGTCGTAATCGCAGGCGACGGGCCAGTGTTCAGCTCCGGACACGACCTCAAGGAACTCCACAGGGACACCGGTACTGAGATGCACAGAGACATTCTGCAACTTTGCAGCAAGGTTATGTTAACAGTACGAGACATTCCTGTTCCAGTTATAGCTCAGGTGGATGGATTAGCGGCAGCAGCTGGCTGTCAGCTGGTAGCCTCCTGCGATATAGTCTTAGCCACGGCCAACGCTAAGTTCTCCCTGCCCGGGGCGTCCTTCGGCCTCTTCTGTCACACGCCGGGCATACCTGTATCGCGTTGCGTACCGACCAAGATGTCAGCGTATATGTTGATGACCGGTATTCCGATAAGTGCTCAGGAAGCCTTGTACAGTGGTTTGGTAAGCAAAGTCGTCCCAGCGAATGAACTCCAGGAAGAGACCGAGAAGATAGTGGAAGCCATCCGGGCCAAGAGCAGGTCCGTGTTGGCTTTAGGAAAGAGATTCTACTACAGACAGGTTCAGTTGCCGATTCAGGAAGCGTACACAGCGGGAGAGGAGGTAATGTTGCATAACCTTTCGTATCGGGACACGCAAGAAGGCATTTCAGCTTTCAAGGAGAAAAGGCAGCCCAAATGGGAACATTCAGACGAGAAGATTCGGAaacagtgattttttttttgttcagagACGAAGCTGAATGCTGGGGGATGTGATGGCAGATGAAAGTCTGTATGTAAGAATGCAAACGTGTGGTTGTTCTATGCCATCCAGCAGTGCCAAAGAATTGAATGAATGTGGGAAAGAAGTGAGATATAGGACTGTGCTTATAGCCACGGCCTCTCGATCGAGGGGCCGTGGTCTAGCAAACAGGTAGCAAGCAAGCAAGTGGTTGTCTCCTCATTCATCTTTCCGCAGGCTCAAGGACATATATGTTGCTATATCCACAGTCAATCTGGTGAGAAAGGAACTGCCGTAGCCAGGGGGGTGGTTTGGGGGTGTttaaccccccccctccccccacacacacacatttgggaaagggaaaatgGAGTGAAATCCTTCCCATGTAGAACCCcacccaaaatatttttctggctatgccGTTTGTAAGGAATACAAATATTTTTGTCTACCTTTTTCATGTCTTGTTTGTGTTTGGAGAAGGCAATAAAATAGCTTGGTGTAGTGTACATGATCTGCAGGTTGCAATTTGACCCAACTAAGGACCAGGTGTGAATAGAGAACCTCACATTGAGGAGGGGTTCTTTCTCGAAGCCCCTAACCGGAGAAGGGGAAAACTAATGCTGCCGACTTTTTttctgcggggggggggggggttgctagTAGTGGTCAGAAGCTCCTACGAGCAACACCCCTGacgattgatgttctgaggctggaacgctaggcaacacaacacacaaaggctcaagtgcctaagaacaaaaAGAGGGaattcactgaaaaggttagccagctgtaggactcgaacccagccACCTGAGCTATGCTGAATCctttcttttcccccttttgtGTGCGTGGCTATGGGAGGGAGGTTCTGCTCAATAGGGTTTGTGGTGTGGTGAGCATAAATCCTTGTCTGCACCCCATGTTTAGAGTCCAGGTATTATTTTGTGTGTCGGAAGTAATATTAGAAAAAATATGGCGTATACGTGCTGGTCCGAGGTTTTGTTATACTTttgtatagcagacgacatttgcGACATAGTCATGATAACAGTGATGGAGATTCCAAGCACACAAAATTGATTGTTTAGCTAACGGCAGATTTTATAAAATCGAAAATACGGAAAGAAGCAACCGAATTTTAAAATTCAAGTTACCACTCCAAAGAGTTCTCTCTGCAACCTGTGGTGTCGCTGCAAGCGCAAATTGCAGAAGTGAAAACGTAAAAGGGCGCATTACGGACGGACGAGTCTGACCTTGTAATAACCTCTTCTTAGGTACGTACCTAGGGCGAAATTTTATATTAAAATACGTGAAATCCATTGAGATTAAGTAATGTCCCAAATACTTGAACTCACACTGCCTAGAAGGCTCCAAGACGTGTGTTTACCGATGTGCACGATTGAACCTTGGTGAGCGTATCACGGTTGTGCCCTGACAGATTATATGGGGCCTTCCTCTTTTCTTGCAGATGTTCATAGCATTATATTAGAGCTTAAGGGCCAATGTTGCTGAACTGAACCACACTAAACGATTCATATGTAGGGGCTACTTGTAAAGATGCCTCCTAGATACGCACGTGGCTGGTGTACCTAATCCAGGTTTGTTTtcatccacaaaaaaaaaacaggtataACAGACAAAATGGCTGGAGCAAGCAGTTCCGCGGAAGAAGCCCAATTCAAAGGTTTTTCCAAATATTTCAACGCTGTGACATTTCGGGGACGTGCAAATGTAGGTTCTACAAACTTGTATCGTGTGCTACGGTATAACATGCTCATGAAAACTAACAAACAGCTTAGTGCATAGGGTTGTGGCTTATCTTATCTAGTCTTGGCACCACGGAGCAGAGCTGTGAGAAGCTCAACACAAGCAATTAAAGTGTCGGAAACGTTACCGAAACCGAAATCTAATTCAGTTATGGTCACCTATTAAATGTAACTAACCTACCGTATTTCCGACGTATAAGGCACATCCCCTTAAAATTGGCGAAAATTGAAGAAAGTTTGGTGCATAACACGCACCTTTGGATAATGCGTACCACAGTCATGCAATTTCCAGTTCCTTACTGTTGAGCAGGAACTAGGCTCCGTATCATCCTCattgtacaggttgggacaaaactttacggaacacgcgagtggcgtactttttcttcgtaCGTAAACGTTCGTGTGGTGTTTTATTCCGGGAGTTAATTTACGTAGAGGAACCGGGCAGTTTGGTGGAACATAACTAAAAATCGGACATCCCCCCCCAGTGCTTGGGGGGACAAGGCACTGAACTAACAACCAGTGTTTATTGTAGATTACATGCTTATAAAACCTCGCCCACCAATGCCCTTTGCCGTTAGTGGTGCAAAAACCTGCCCTGAGTTCACGAGTCAAAGCAGATACCTGTTACCGCAACTATCATCACTACAATCTGTCAACAACCCTAGCATCTGTCATTGATAAAGGCAAAAAGCAACCACATACGGAGCAGTCGAGAACCCTACCTCCCGGATAAAAGCCTTTCCTCTTTGCCCGAAACAATCACGGAAGGAGCGCTTATACAATTACCTCCTGCTTCCATTATTAAAAGAGCCTCCTTATATAGGCTGTAATACCGGTCAACAATATCGAGCAAAGCATTGAttccttttcctccttttttaaAAATTTCCACAGCAGCAACTGAGCTGTTAATCATAAACGGATCATTGCAATCGAGTTCTTTTAGTCTTCCTTATACGAAGGTGCTTACAAAATGCATGGAGCATGAATGTCGGCACGATTccccactgaagtcggcccaggaacgCATACTAACTCGACTAAGTCGGAGGAGTATCGGTTTAAACCGTTTTAATAAGTCGTTTTAAATGAGTGCTAAAATGAATGCCAACACTGAGCCTACTATGACACAGACTCTATTGGAGTTTGATGGGTTTCAACAAAGATTTTGTTAATCATAGATGCA includes these proteins:
- the LOC135396686 gene encoding enoyl-CoA hydratase domain-containing protein 3, mitochondrial-like — encoded protein: MAFRNISALLQQQYKTYPIGRLTTVHRSNRTLRTSSAAFSGLLRIQDQGGVRRITFDNPKKRNVLSLQMLQELDACFQVCLSASDLRCVVIAGDGPVFSSGHDLKELHRDTGTEMHRDILQLCSKVMLTVRDIPVPVIAQVDGLAAAAGCQLVASCDIVLATANAKFSLPGASFGLFCHTPGIPVSRCVPTKMSAYMLMTGIPISAQEALYSGLVSKVVPANELQEETEKIVEAIRAKSRSVLALGKRFYYRQVQLPIQEAYTAGEEVMLHNLSYRDTQEGISAFKEKRQPKWEHSDEKIRKQ